One segment of Coffea arabica cultivar ET-39 chromosome 7c, Coffea Arabica ET-39 HiFi, whole genome shotgun sequence DNA contains the following:
- the LOC113698289 gene encoding protein PIN-LIKES 3, whose product MGIDELLMVALMPVLKTLLIAVVGLFLAVDHISILSATARHHLNNLVYYVFFPSLLASSLVDSISATNIISLWFTPVSILLTFIIGSALGWILVRITKTPQQLHGLVIGSCAAGNMGNLPVIIIPAICAEKNNPFGDSFSCSRNGMAYVSLSMSIGAVFVWSYVYNIIRICGTESDGNVQISSTISKNQSGEINSSDSSREELLLKGCPSSQDYHVQPTFVLKRSEDRVKVPFKQHLKSLLGKIDLRMLLTPPTVATVVGLLIGVSPLREVIVGGTAPLRVVESSVLLLGEAAIPSMTLIMGANLLRGLKRSGVNLWMILGIILIRFAALPVLGVVIIKAARDFGMVGSDPLYHFVLLLQYSVPPAMAIGTITQLFEVGETECSVLMFWNYAVAAIAMTLWATYYMWLLL is encoded by the exons ATGGGGATCGATGAATTGTTAATGGTCGCATTGATGCCAGTTCTGAAAACACTATTGATTGCTGTGGTGGGCTTATTCCTTGCTGTGGATCATATTAGCATCTTGTCTGCAACTGCACGTCACCATTTGAATAAT CTTGTGTACTACGTCTTCTTCCCATCACTTTTGGCCAGCAGCTTGGTTGATTCCATTTCAGCGACCAACATAATTTCTTT GTGGTTCACACCAGTGAGTATTCTCCTCACTTTTATTATTGGTTCAGCCCTTGGATGGATACTTGTCAGAATCACCAAAACTCCTCAACAGTTGCATGGCCTTGTCATTGGATCTTGTGCTGCGG GAAATATGGGGAATTTACCAGTTATTATCATCCCAGCAATCTGCGCAGAGAAGAATAACCCATTTGGAGATTCATTTTCCTGCTCTAGGAATGGAATGGCCTATGTATCACTCTCTATGTCG ATAGGGGCTGTTTTCGTTTGGTCTTATGTATACAACATTATACGTATATGTGGAACAGAGAGTGATGGTAACGTCcaaataagttccacaattaGCAAAAACCAGTCTGGTGAAATAAATTCCTCAGACAGCTCCAGAGAAGAGTTGCTGTTAAAAGGTTGCCCTAGCTCCCAGGATTATCACGTTCAACCTACTTTTGTTCTCAAAAGATCTGAGGACAGAGTTAAG GTGCCATTCAAGCAGCATTTGAAAAGTTTGCTTGGAAAAATTGACCTAAGGATGTTGCTGACACCTCCTACTGTTGCAACG GTTGTTGGGCTTTTGATTGGAGTCTCTCCATTGCGGGAAGTAATTGTTGGTGGTACTGCTCCTCTGCGTGTGGTTGAGAGTTCTGTTCTTTTGCTGGG GGAAGCGGCAATTCCATCGATGACGTTGATAATGGGTGCAAATCTTCTTAGAG GTTTGAAAAGGTCAGGAGTAAACCTATGGATGATTCTTGGCATCATTTTAATCCGGTTCGCTGCCTTGCCTGTTTTAGGCGTTGTTATCATCAAAGCTGCAAGAGATTTTGGCATGGTGGGATCAGATCCTTTATATCATTTTGTTCTTCTGCTTCAGTATTCTGTTCCACCTGCAATGGCCATTG GTACAATAACGCAGTTGTTCGAAGTTGGTGAGACTGAATGTTCCGTCCTGATGTTTTGGAATTATGCTGTGGCTGCAATTGCAATGACCCTCTGGGCAACTTATTACATGTGGCTGTTGCTGTGA